The window TCTGCAGAAAGCAGGGGCTTGGCATCAGGGCTCAGTACCTGGCCGGTTTCACTAGCCCTTTTCTCAGCCTTTTGCATAGGGCCAAAATTTCGGCCTGTTACAATCAGGATGATGGCTAGTAATACTGCCAGTATCGGGTAAAAATTCCAGGGAAATGCTTGTACCAGCGTAGCAAACGGCCGTTCGAACCCCTGCAGGGCAAGCAGCCCCATTATGTATGCGCCCCAGGCGTTAAAGGGAATCAGGATACAGGAAGGTGCCGAGGAGGTATCGGCCAGGTATGCCAGCTTTTCTCTGGAAATTTTAAGGCGGTCGAAAACAGGGCGGAACAGGGCACCTACTGTTAATACCGAAATACTGGACTCTACAAACACCAGCATGCCACTGAGGAATGCCAGGCCTTCTACGCGCCTGCGGATGCGCGAACCGGAGGCATTGTTTGCTGCCTTTTTCTGCAGCCATGCATCCAGCCGCAGTACAAAGCCGGCCACACCACCAGAGCGTTGTACAAAGGCAATCAGGGCTCCAACCAGTGCACTGAAGAGGATGGTGCGGGTATTGGATGGCTCCTCAAAAACGGCTACCAAACCCTGCAGTGTTGCAAAGAAGCCTGTTACTGGATTGCCACCGCTAAGGATTACCCAGCCTAAAAAAATACCAGTGAGCAGCGAGAGGTACACCTGCTTTGTGCGGATGGCCAAAACAATGGCAATAACAGGTGGCAGCAGCGACCAAAACCCAAAGTGTTCCATAGAAGGATTTAGCGGCGTGTAGATTTTAGATGAAGAATCAATACCTTTATCATAAAACTAATAGTATCGTACTAAGACTGAAGACTTTCCCGGTGGTTGGCTCTGCCCTGCCCGGCTGCCGGACTTCCGCCTTTACTGCAGGGTGTGATTCTACGTCTGTAGATAAACCTTCAATCAATGCAGGCAGTATATTACATAATTAGCTTAAAAAGGCCTAATTAATTCTATTTCTCTGTTTATGCGACTGTATGCGTGCTACTTCTTTTTTGCTATACTTGCCTTTATGATCAACTGTGTTCCCCTTAAAGAGCAGGCCGTTCCTAATATATGGCAAATTCTTTACCAGCAGCATGATAATTTTAAAGAAGAGCGCATTGCTCACCGCAGGTTTACCCCATCAGAAATAGAGGTTCTGATCAGGGAACTTGAGGAAGATAGCCGCTTTACGGTAAAAAAAGCAGGCGAATCGGTAGAAGGCCGCCCTATTTACCTGGTAAAGCTGGGAACAGGCCCCAGAAAAGTGCTGCTCTGGTCGCAGATGCATGGCGATGAAGCCACCGCCACGGCTGCCCTGATCGATCTTTTTAATTTCTTTCAGGCCGAAGGCGATGCTTTTGATTCGCTGCGGGAAAATATATTGCAAAACACCACGCTCTATTTTTTGCCCATGCTCAATCCGGATGGCGCTGAAAGGCACCAGAGACGTAACGCACTTGAAATAGACCTGAACCGCGATGCCCAGCGCCTGGCCTCTCCGGAAAGCCGGCTGCTCAAAAATATTCGAGACAGCCTGCAGGCCAACTGGGGCTTTAACCTGCACGACCAGAGCCATCTTTATGCAGCCGGTCCTAAAGGCCCGCCTGCCACCATAGCTCTCCTGGCGCCCCCGGTAGATGATGCCGGCACTGTAAATGGGGTTCGGCGGCCGGCCATGCAAATGGTGGTGAGGCTTAATGAGGTATTACAGCCCTTTATTCCCCAGGGAGTAGCCAAGTGGAATGATGATTTTGAGCCTCGTGCATTTGGCGAAAACATGCAGATCTGGGGCACCAGTACGATACTCATAGAATCCGGAGGCTTTCTGGGTGATCCGGAGAAGCAGGAGATCCGCAGGCTTAATTTTGTTGCCCTGCTCGCTGCTTTCCAAAGCATAGCCACCAGTTCCTGGCAGGAAAAGAGCATCATTGACTATGATAAAATACCTGAAAATGCCCGTTTCTTTTATGATCTGGTGATACGCAATGTACAGCTACAAAAAGACGGGTACAGCTATACTGCCGATATAGGCATTAACAGAACTGAAAAAGAGCATCACCAGCCCGGTGAGCGGCTCTTTTACTACGAGTCTTCTATTGAGGACCTGGGCGATCTTTCTGTTTTTCGCGGTTTTGAAGACCTGGATGTAAAAGGCTTGCGGCTGCAGCCGGGCAGGGTGTACCCTTTTGCCTTTGAGGATATGCAGCAGCTGGAGTTGTATGGCGTAGATAAATTGCTGGCAGATGGCTACACCAGTATCATGATGACAAGGCTGCCGCCAGAGCAGAAATTCAGCGCACTGCCCATCAACATACAGGCATCTAAGACAGCAGCCAGCTTTGGGCTGGACGAGCCCGCCGACTTTGTGCTGATGAAGGGCGACCGGGTACGTTATGCAATTGTCAATGGATTTGTGTACGACCTTCAGAAAGGAGAAAATAGGGTAAAAAACGCACGGGTAGAGCAGTAATCAGGCTCTAATAGAATCTTACCCGAGCCAGCTCTCCAGCAGGGAGCCTACATAATAGGCCAGGATTGCTGCTGCGCCGCCTAGTAAAAGGGTTTCCAGCATGGCGCGCCAGCGGTTGGTTTGGGTCACATAGCTTTTCAGGTAGCCAATGCCAATAAAAGCAAGTGCTGTCAGGAAAGAAGCCAACCAGAAAGGATCTGCCTGCAGCTGTATGCCGGAAAATTCAAATACATAGGTGATGAGTGGAATAAGACCCACCAGCACAAAAGAAGCAAAAGTTACCGCACCCATGGTGAAAGGAGACTTGGTTTCACGCATCATACCCAGCTCCTCCTTCATCATCAGGTCTACCCAGCGGTCTTTATCGGCGGTAAGTACCTCAACTACTTTTTCCAGCAGCTCGCCTTCAAAGCCCTTTGCCTGCATAATTTCACGTACCTCTTCCCGCTCCCGCTCAGGTAAGTTGTCTACTTCCCAGTATTCGGTACGCTCGTGCATGGCATAATTATCCTGCTCACTTTTATTGCTGAGGTAGCTGCCAACGCTCATGGCAAAACCATCGGCAATCAGGTTGGCAAACCCCAGGATCAAAATCACATCTGCACCCAGCCCGCCACCCGCTGCGCCGGCTACAACGGCAAAAGTAGTAACGGAGCCATCTATACCGCCATAGACAAATTCTCCCAGGTAATCCTGCACAGACCTGATCCACCGCGGACCTGTGTTATGAAGGTTAGTTTCGTGGTGCTTCACCGGAGGGTAGTTTGTACTCATGGGCTCCAATTTACTGTACAGGAATTGCTTTTGCTATTAAGCCTGCTACTGATTTGCTCCGGAATGCATGGGTTGAAAATTTTGTAGATCTTTACTTCTGGTAATGCCCTTGCTGCTATCAAAAAATAGTGATTAGCAACAGTAAGTAATAGAAAGGCTTTATGAGTAGCCACTGCTCATGGTACAACCGTACTAAATATCAACTTTAGCACAAGTGTACCAGCAAAGGTTTTTTTTCGTATGTTTGTGATTATGAGGACACGAGACAGGATTTTAGATGCAGCCTTATCCCTGTTTAATGAAAAAGGGGTAGCCCTGGTAAGCTTGCGGGCAGTTGCTGCACAGGCCAATATGAGTGTGGGTAATCTTACATATCACTTTCCCAGCCGCGATAGTTTGGTACAGGCACTGCTCAACAGACTTATTCATGAACTGAACAGCAAAATAGATGAAGATGAGCAGCCAGACGTCTGGCTGGCCCTCATCTGGCAGGCCCTGTTGCACAGCTATAAAATTCAGCAGCGCTACCAGTTTATCATGC of the Flammeovirgaceae bacterium 311 genome contains:
- a CDS encoding Na+/H+ antiporter (COG1757 Na+/H+ antiporter) yields the protein MEHFGFWSLLPPVIAIVLAIRTKQVYLSLLTGIFLGWVILSGGNPVTGFFATLQGLVAVFEEPSNTRTILFSALVGALIAFVQRSGGVAGFVLRLDAWLQKKAANNASGSRIRRRVEGLAFLSGMLVFVESSISVLTVGALFRPVFDRLKISREKLAYLADTSSAPSCILIPFNAWGAYIMGLLALQGFERPFATLVQAFPWNFYPILAVLLAIILIVTGRNFGPMQKAEKRASETGQVLSPDAKPLLSAEVTALEPKPGAPPRMRNMLLPIVLMVLLMPLMLAYTGWNTVEESGISWGRHVIFAIGQGSGSSAVLYSISITLLFSMLLYRAQGILKLGELIDLTLRGISDLMPLALLMLLAFAIGNVCNALGTGLYAAEAVKGWLSPALVPAIVFIVSGFIAFSTGTSWGTFAIMISIAIPMAQNLDAPLALTLAAALGGGVFGDHCSPISDTSILASMASASDHIDHVRTQLPYALTAAAGALVLYLVFGWLMV
- a CDS encoding hypothetical protein (COG2866 Predicted carboxypeptidase), whose amino-acid sequence is MINCVPLKEQAVPNIWQILYQQHDNFKEERIAHRRFTPSEIEVLIRELEEDSRFTVKKAGESVEGRPIYLVKLGTGPRKVLLWSQMHGDEATATAALIDLFNFFQAEGDAFDSLRENILQNTTLYFLPMLNPDGAERHQRRNALEIDLNRDAQRLASPESRLLKNIRDSLQANWGFNLHDQSHLYAAGPKGPPATIALLAPPVDDAGTVNGVRRPAMQMVVRLNEVLQPFIPQGVAKWNDDFEPRAFGENMQIWGTSTILIESGGFLGDPEKQEIRRLNFVALLAAFQSIATSSWQEKSIIDYDKIPENARFFYDLVIRNVQLQKDGYSYTADIGINRTEKEHHQPGERLFYYESSIEDLGDLSVFRGFEDLDVKGLRLQPGRVYPFAFEDMQQLELYGVDKLLADGYTSIMMTRLPPEQKFSALPINIQASKTAASFGLDEPADFVLMKGDRVRYAIVNGFVYDLQKGENRVKNARVEQ
- a CDS encoding hypothetical protein (COG1814 Uncharacterized membrane protein), encoding MSTNYPPVKHHETNLHNTGPRWIRSVQDYLGEFVYGGIDGSVTTFAVVAGAAGGGLGADVILILGFANLIADGFAMSVGSYLSNKSEQDNYAMHERTEYWEVDNLPEREREEVREIMQAKGFEGELLEKVVEVLTADKDRWVDLMMKEELGMMRETKSPFTMGAVTFASFVLVGLIPLITYVFEFSGIQLQADPFWLASFLTALAFIGIGYLKSYVTQTNRWRAMLETLLLGGAAAILAYYVGSLLESWLG